Proteins co-encoded in one Deltaproteobacteria bacterium genomic window:
- a CDS encoding VOC family protein yields the protein MAKIKHIAIATLDPEATAKFYIEVFGLREIAKINSPGAVGFHLTDGDINFAVLKFKNDQTAGVSQGKEYTGLHHIGFEVDSIASAHEKLNAAGAPIRNDINDALGLGRELPRHVNAEVKYSAPDGVIIDISETGWAGTAKHPR from the coding sequence ATGGCTAAGATCAAGCATATCGCGATTGCGACTCTGGACCCGGAGGCGACGGCCAAGTTTTACATCGAGGTTTTCGGCCTGCGTGAGATCGCCAAGATCAACAGCCCGGGTGCCGTTGGCTTTCATTTGACCGACGGTGATATCAACTTTGCCGTGCTCAAATTCAAAAACGATCAGACCGCCGGCGTGTCGCAGGGCAAAGAGTACACGGGGCTGCACCATATTGGCTTCGAAGTTGACAGCATTGCATCGGCGCATGAGAAACTGAACGCTGCTGGGGCGCCGATCCGCAACGACATCAACGACGCCCTGGGTTTGGGGCGGGAGTTGCCGCGGCATGTGAATGCTGAGGTGAAGTACAGCGCGCCGGACGGTGTGATCATCGATATTTCAGAGACCGGCTGGGCGGGCACGGCGAAGCATCCGCGGTGA